The Perca fluviatilis chromosome 17, GENO_Pfluv_1.0, whole genome shotgun sequence region ATGATTCAGCATCGGCCGCGTTGGACGCCTACATCACAGACTTTGAGAGGAGTCGTCAGAACAGCGGGTCGTTGACAGGAAGTCTGGTTCTGCCGCGCAGTCCGCCATCCACGCCGAGCAGACCCAGAGCGAGCACGCTCAGAAACAAAGATGGTAGGTCACCACATTCATCAAGTAAACAAGTTGACGGTCTGCAACAGTTTATCTGTATATTATTGttctttttgtgtttctgtctcacaGTTCTCAGGGAGCGTTTGACCGAGAGGGAGCTGGACTTCTTGAACCTCCCCGTCAGCTCTCTACATCACCGTGGCAACCGGGACCGACTCTCCATGACGACAGACGAGCTGCTGTCTGTCCCTTACGACGGCTCGATGCCTGTCACTCACACCTCCGCCTTCATCCATGGTCTTTGCATCATCCTTAACTCTGCCCTCACCAAAAGTTTTAAACAGATTGCCCAATATTAAAAGTATATATAATCAGTAATAAAAGTATTAATAAGTTGAAGCCTTTGTGTCAGTCTGCGTGCCTCAGTTCTTCTGACTTGTCTCGTCTGCTGATCCAGGTCTCGTTTCCCAGTCCGGAGCCTCCCAGCCTTTCTCCTCATCCTCCAGACCCGCACACAGAACCTGGGACAGACCTAGCAGCAGCCACGCTGCCCCCCACCTGAACCACCACCACCCTCATCCAACCAGGACGCCCCGGAGCTCTAGGTTCGTGCTGTTGACACTTATCTGTCTCGTTTGGGATGTTTTCTAAAAGATCTCTGTTCTGTCCCGTCGAAAGTCTACCTCACATTCTACCTTTCGttactttcttttctctccaggTGCAGAGAAAGACCAGGGGCAGTCATGTTTAATCCAGATGTTGACATCTCCTCAGTCAGCTACTATAGGGTGACTACCATTCACATATTTTTGATGTACTTTTTTCGTGGGCTTTATTGGATAGGATTAAGACAGTGGGAGAGTACATGGGGCGCACCCTCAACCAGATGAGCTACCATGGCACcccatacatttacatttttatttgcgtTTTTTGGCTCTGATTCTGAGCAGGATTGTATTGAATCTAATcgttccctctttctgtctccatcAGTCTGCACCCAGAACGGGAAGGTCCGAGTGGGCAGAGCCGTCTTCATCCTTCCACCTCCCCCGCTGGTTCACCAGTAACAAGAGTGACATGGACTGTTCTGGTATCACCAGTGTGCCCGACCTGAAGTACCCAGCCTGGGTCCAATGCTGTGATCTCAGCGAGCCGCCACCGGCCTCCGAGTCAGAGCTGTGGGATGACCACGGTACAACACCCCCTGCATGCCACCAACACTGCCAAGGTCCAATGTTCAGTTCCCTCAATAACACATCATACATGTTCCTCCTTGTTACTGAAGCCACTTGGCACTACATCATCACTCCTTCATctatttggcaaaaaaatggATAAACACTGTTTATCTGCCCTAATGTAAGCTGCAGTTGTTTGCATATCTGGCTAAAAAACTCAGTATTTACTGAGCTTAATTTTAAGGCCAAGGTTTAACTAACTGCGTTAGTAATTGCATTAGTTTGTGGGGTTATATGAGTCAACTGGAAACATTTAACTGCGACTACTTACTTGAGCTACCTAGCTAcatctgaaaatgtaaaaatctgCGTTTCAGCGGTGTTGAAATGTGCTCTGTTTGCACTATTAAAGGCTGCAAATCAGTCCGTGTGACCCTGTCCACTTTTTTTCCGTGGAAGTTTGCAGTCCTCAATATTATTGGCACCTTATTCACGGACAATCCCTTTTTCATCTGATAAAATCTTCAAggacagttgtcatttcaggcggCAAGATTGATGATCGCACACTAGCGATGAGAAGCTGCCTttgtcttatttgtgaaatcaaGAATTGAATAAAAtttgaaagtattttttttatttttataaatactGTGAGTAGTAAGTAGAGTTGCTCCCATATCATTTTTTGCTTTCCAAAACCGATTccaatacctgaacttgcgtatcagcCGATACAGAGTACAGAtccaataccagtgtgtcatattttATTATGATTTTACAGCTGTTTActactagcctggtcctaccagactctggtccatttcatttgtccagagagtctggccactctccattgacaagtgtcaacttccttgaaggcgggtactctgttgaagtttaaaactattgtatctgcccagagccactctggatctgccagaaccaatcgctaacgcTTGGTCGTGATTttggcttagcatcgctagcgttagccttagccaactccttcaccactaacggagcgagctggaaaatctaacttttcccgaaccccgtggggaggagggccacaacatcatggcccccaacacaactcagcaaagattggtcttgctcgggctttaacttctggatattcagcagcgttgccacaacggaccgaaaggcttcgctcgcatctttctccgccgccattacggaactacaactcaaactagcgcacgacctcaacgtcatcgttctcagccactccctctgttcgctgattggacagGTAAAGATTGGCCAGAGAAAACCCCaaaatataccgcaaacccagacagagtactgaaggaaaatgaaaattgagcggaagtacgtaggagggcggagccaggctagtttgctactatccctgtatggatgtgatatgatttctaaaTTTGTTGTACagcctggctcaggttaaacgtTTTGTGAAACATGAGCAAACTCAAAAAATGTAAAGCCATAGaacttttattatccagtttgacagtcagtcataatgAGAaaagaagatttaaaaaaaaaaaaaaattagatggGGCTAAATTAGATGGTATCTgctcggtgcataaactccaggaCTTACCGATACTAGCATTTCAGGCAGAATCGCGTGCctttccgatactggtatcagTATTAtgatttcatcatcatcatcatcatcatcatcatcatcatcatcaaatgtgtttttcttaacAAACCATGATCATCATTTTACgagggaaaaaaatgataaaaagtctGATGTGGAATTTTTCTAGCATCCAACAAATGATGATGCTTTTTGGTGTTCTTCCACCTGCAGCTCCCAGAACTCCGTCCTGGGtagcagagctggaggatgatgatCCCGACCACAAACCTAAACAGGTGAGAGAACCGAATCAAACTGATTTGGAACATTCAATTTGATCAGTCAGCAGCTCATGTTATctgaccttttttaaaaaaaaaaaaaaaaacagtgattgtgtgtgttttgtgtgttattaGGTTGACAGCCAGCAGACTCTCAGAGATCTGAGGCTTCAGTTCGCTGAACAGATTTCTCTACTGGCTGCAGAGAGAAACAGCTCTGACATCATGGAACCACTGTTCAGAGGTTAAAAGACAAAACATGTTGATGTAAAACTACATTAAATGTGTGTTACAGACTAATAATGGTGTTTTTGCTGTTTGTGTTTTCCTCCTGTCAGACAACCGGATCGAGTCTCTGATCCAGAAGGCGGATCAGGTGTTGAACTCTCTGTCTCAGACTTCTGGAGAAGCAGATCCAGGTGAGTGTAGGACTCAACCCATGACTCAAGGTTTCAGACCACTGTTATTCAGGACAAGATGAGTGTTTGGTCGTAGTTTGTTCTCTACCAGATTTTCATCTGGTAGGATTTTATAACTGAAGTCATctattgatgatgataataCGATAATAACAGTGTTGCCTCAGGAAACAATATCAGTCCCCAGAGAAGCTACAGGGTTTGTTCCCAATCTCCTATCAACTTGATGTGTCTCTTTGCAGCGGTAGAATTTTCAGAAAAGCCGCTTTAAATTGACTGGTTCACTCTaaagcaaaacaacaaatacacgTCTACGTCCAAGACCagtacagtggtgctcataagatAATAAACCCATgccaaagttgactaaaaagaggaataaaaaaatcatcttttggaaattgatcttaatgccttaattaaaaaaggaggaaaaatccaactttTAAGTACacaaattttctttgtgaatgaataatgtatcgtaaataaataaatattcttccttaaaatacagggggcataagtaagtacacccctatgttaaattcccatagaggcaggcagaattttatttttaaaggccagttacttcagggatccaggatactatgcatcctgataaagttccgttggcctttggaattaaaatagcccccccccccccacatcatcacatacccttcaccatacctagagattggcatggggtactttccataagatcctACCTTAGTGCAGGCGGTGTTCTTAGCTGATCGCCATAGCAACATTTAAAAGTGCTGTGACATCGTCttacatgttttttaatctTGGTCAAGTGAATAAAACAATTGTGGTCACTtgacttttttgaaaatgcGGGTTTGTGCAAGGTGTGAcagttctctctgaccaatcggtggtctgcagtgttttgACGCCACCTTCTAGTATCGACTCAGCTGGCTTGGAACCTCGACCGATGTGGTACCAAAAAAAGTACCAGCTACTATCCACAACTTTTgctaatggaaaaaaaaaacagaaaagaggaggaggaaagctGTGCcgtaccatgcagtggaaatgcAGCAATACGCAGATGTTACCCTTGTGTCTTGTTGCTTATTGCAGGTTTTATTGTGTCTAAATGTGACCGTTACTGTTATCTGACACAATCAGAGAGACAGTTAACAGTGAAATCTTTAGCTTACAACACCATCACTGCATTAAAGAGGTTTTTCACATATGTTGTCCACACGGTGATGCCTTGttcttaaaaaaactaaatgttgacTAACTGTTGTTGTAGGCAGTCCAGCTGATTGTGTTGAAGAAGCTGTCAGTCCAGCGAACACTGAGGAGCTCCTCTGTTCTTCCTCACACTGTCGTCCATTCACTCGGTAAGACTTATTTACACTCCCTTTTTTGCCTAGCTCTGATGAACCATGCACCATGAATAAACCCACTGAGTAACGAGTGACATGTTGAACCTGCAGGGACtttgcaacagcagcagcaggaggggTCATCACAGAGGCTCTGACTGACATTAAAGCTCAGGTAGGTGTTCATCCTGTCCTACTTCACTCCTCAGAGCCATCTgccgccgccgctgctgctgtACTCCACATGCAGGAGACACACGCATAGAGGTTCCTGAATTTATAGTTAGATGTCAAATTGCGGGTCATTAAGTTCTTGCAGTGGTAGTGGAATAGGCCTATTCATCACTTGTCTATATcctcaacgttccacttccgggattggtccggtgccgcaggaaattccgctggatgcatgtcttttcgccgatgtctgtttccttctgctttctttgtattggaattttaaactccagtagACTATgaggttaactgctcctcagatctctgcaggatgaatccagacagctagctaaactatctgtccagtctgagttttctctcaaacgactaaaacaacttttggacgtacacaaaacaagttccttcctgaggctatttctTAGTAGAGCTGTGATTGGGCTTTAAAAGTTCGGCcgacaaggcccgagcccgacagaattCGGCCGAGCctgacaagtacattttgattgacagctttttaaaagcctgaaCCCGTTTTAGAGCCCAACATTATTCAAATTTGAGCACGCACGCagctctttttccttttttgtcattttataaattttatacGTTTTGCTTTCTTTGCCAGTGCAACCAAAACGTAATCGCCAAAGGCCaccctccgtttcacctcctcaacatccattttcacgctaatcgaaacgcatcacctgaccgctcatttaccgcaCAACCCGGAGCACGAGCCCAGCCCGAGCCCGTGtgaaatgatagaaattaagaccgccgatcgggttcgggcaaagatcttcagctctattTCACAGCGTCTCCGTGCGTTGCTTAGCGCTGCCcg contains the following coding sequences:
- the c17h18orf54 gene encoding lung adenoma susceptibility protein 2 isoform X1 — encoded protein: MESGVDFPSPESTVTSLLSSSGHLRSSLLAPEHNTTFRYRDKIYDSASAALDAYITDFERSRQNSGSLTGSLVLPRSPPSTPSRPRASTLRNKDVLRERLTERELDFLNLPVSSLHHRGNRDRLSMTTDELLSVPYDGSMPVTHTSAFIHGLVSQSGASQPFSSSSRPAHRTWDRPSSSHAAPHLNHHHPHPTRTPRSSRCRERPGAVMFNPDVDISSVSYYRSAPRTGRSEWAEPSSSFHLPRWFTSNKSDMDCSGITSVPDLKYPAWVQCCDLSEPPPASESELWDDHGTTPPACHQHCQAPRTPSWVAELEDDDPDHKPKQVDSQQTLRDLRLQFAEQISLLAAERNSSDIMEPLFRDNRIESLIQKADQVLNSLSQTSGEADPGSPADCVEEAVSPANTEELLCSSSHCRPFTRDFATAAAGGVITEALTDIKAQAQGSGLHKNSILKQPGPVEALKQMLFRLQAVEAEVQRKTQASVAPTLSNKDGRQTEKTPEKQRPESEGELENFPGGPSLQRAMHHLSRLKVLVEEREKKHTEIEEEKDEDEGRYSSSSAEGLNCARQSPT
- the c17h18orf54 gene encoding lung adenoma susceptibility protein 2 isoform X2; the protein is MESGVDFPSPESTVTSLLSSSGHLRSSLLAPEHNTTFRYRDKIYDSASAALDAYITDFERSRQNSGSLTGSLVLPRSPPSTPSRPRASTLRNKDVLRERLTERELDFLNLPVSSLHHRGNRDRLSMTTDELLSVPYDGSMPVTHTSAFIHGLVSQSGASQPFSSSSRPAHRTWDRPSSSHAAPHLNHHHPHPTRTPRSSRCRERPGAVMFNPDVDISSVSYYRSAPRTGRSEWAEPSSSFHLPRWFTSNKSDMDCSGITSVPDLKYPAWVQCCDLSEPPPASESELWDDHAPRTPSWVAELEDDDPDHKPKQVDSQQTLRDLRLQFAEQISLLAAERNSSDIMEPLFRDNRIESLIQKADQVLNSLSQTSGEADPGSPADCVEEAVSPANTEELLCSSSHCRPFTRDFATAAAGGVITEALTDIKAQAQGSGLHKNSILKQPGPVEALKQMLFRLQAVEAEVQRKTQASVAPTLSNKDGRQTEKTPEKQRPESEGELENFPGGPSLQRAMHHLSRLKVLVEEREKKHTEIEEEKDEDEGRYSSSSAEGLNCARQSPT